A window of Streptomyces sp. SAI-127 contains these coding sequences:
- the yaaA gene encoding peroxide stress protein YaaA, producing the protein MLVLLPPSEGKASSGRGAPLKLETLSLPGLTEARAAILEELVELCAGDEEKAREVLGLSEGLRGEIAKNTELRTAGARPAGQIYTGVLYDALDLASLDAAAKKRAGRSLLVFSGLWGAVRVTDRIPSYRCSMGVKLPGLGALGAHWRAPMASVLTEAAGDGLVLDLRSSAYAAAWKPKGEVAGRTATVRVLHAPTRKVVSHFNKATKGRMVRSLLSAGIAPKDPAELVEALRGLGYVVEASAPAKAGQAWALDVLVDEIH; encoded by the coding sequence GTGCTTGTCCTGCTGCCTCCCTCCGAAGGCAAGGCGTCCTCCGGTCGTGGCGCCCCGCTGAAGCTGGAGACGCTGTCGCTGCCGGGGCTCACCGAGGCCCGTGCGGCGATCCTCGAGGAACTCGTCGAGCTGTGCGCCGGGGACGAGGAGAAGGCCCGCGAGGTGCTCGGTCTGAGTGAGGGACTGCGCGGCGAGATCGCGAAGAACACCGAGCTCAGGACGGCGGGGGCCCGGCCGGCCGGGCAGATCTACACAGGCGTGCTCTACGACGCCCTCGACCTGGCCTCCCTGGACGCGGCCGCGAAGAAGCGCGCCGGGCGTTCGTTGCTCGTGTTCTCGGGGCTTTGGGGAGCGGTCCGGGTGACGGACCGGATTCCGTCGTACCGGTGCTCAATGGGGGTGAAGCTGCCGGGGCTCGGAGCGCTGGGCGCGCACTGGCGTGCGCCGATGGCCTCCGTGCTCACCGAGGCCGCGGGGGACGGGCTCGTGCTCGATCTGCGGTCCTCCGCGTACGCGGCCGCGTGGAAGCCGAAGGGTGAGGTCGCGGGGCGGACGGCGACCGTACGGGTGCTGCACGCGCCGACACGGAAGGTCGTCAGCCACTTCAACAAGGCGACCAAGGGGCGGATGGTGCGGAGTCTGCTGTCGGCGGGGATCGCGCCCAAGGACCCCGCCGAGCTGGTGGAGGCCCTGCGGGGGCTCGGGT